Sequence from the Mangrovibacterium diazotrophicum genome:
ATGAATGCGGAACGGCGGTTGCGTTACCAAATGAGAACGGTGACCACAAGGCTTTTGCATTGTCGCCTTCGTTGATTGCTTTCAACGTTTCGAGGTCGGTTATGATCTCACCTGTCTCGCGGTTCAGGTAAGTATAGCGGTTGTCCACATCCATCATGCTTAACATGTTCGGATAGCTAGTCCGGTATTGCTGAGTTGAAGCGATTTTGTTGGCGTTGTAGATGTCGTTGCCATAAACAAAGTTGAAAAGGACTGAAGCATCGAAACCATAAAAAGTTGAACTCAGGCCGAAACCACCGTAAAAATCAGGCGTTGCGTTACCGATAACCTTTCTGTCGTTGTCGTCAACAAAACCCGAGTTGTCAAGGTCTTTCAATTTAACTGTTCCCGGACGAACTCCGATTCGACCGCCAAGCATACCGATGTTGGCAACTCCGTCCTTCAGAATGTATTCGTCGTTAACTTCGTCGTACGAACTGAAATCGTCGGTTGTGTAATAACCATCGGTCACCCATCCGTAGATCAAACCTACCGGATCGCCAACCCTGATTTTATAGTCATAGTATCCTTTGTTATCAGTTCCTGCCCAACCCGATGCGTAGCTTTGCTCTTCGATACCGGGAGCCAAGCGGTCAACATTCGATTTGTAGAAGCCAAAGTTGAAATTACCGCGCAAGTCGAAATTTTTTCCTTTAATAATGTGTCCTTCCAGTGTCAGCTCAATCCCTTTGGTTGAGGTAGAACCGATATTTTCATACGTACTGTCGTAACCCGGAGCAACAATATTTCTTTTAATCAACAGGTCATCTGCCGAGTTTTTGTAAGCTTCCAAAGTACCGCTCAGGCGTTGGTTGAAAAAGCCAAAGTCCAAACCAATGTTACGGGTGATCGTGGTTTCCCATTTCAGGTTGGGGTTAGGCAACTCGCTGTTTTTCGGTACATAGTAGCTGGCCAGTTGATCTCCAATACCGTAGGCTTTTCGGTCGTCAATTTTGTAGCTAAGTTTATACAAGGTAGAACCGATTTTATCGTTTCCTGCCTCACCATAACTGATTCGAAGTTTCAGGTCGGACAACCAGTTTTCGGTTCCCTGCATAAACGATTCTTTGTTAACACGCCAGGCAATGGCTCCTGCGGGAAAATATCCCCAGCGGTTTCCTTCGGCAAACTTGGTCGAACCATCGGCACGGAAGGTAGCTGTAACGTAGTACTTGTCAGCAAAAATGTAGTTTACGCGGCCAAAGAAGGAGGCTTTGTTGTATTTGTCCGAAAAAGAACTGGAGATCGATGGAACACCTCCGGTAAGCCCTAAATTGGCAAAGATTTTCTCCGGAGATAAGTCGTCGCTGTAATTTGTAGCGTAAATGTCGGTTGCTTTGGTTTGAGAAGAGTTAATTTCCTGCCCAACCATTGCATCGAATTTATGATTTCCGGACGAGAAATCATAAGTAACTGTTTGAGCTTCGCGAAGGCGAATACTTTTTGATTGTTCCCAGTCGATTAGCGGCTCACCACCAACGTATGAAGCATTGCTGGTGTATTTACCCCAGTAGCTTTGGTTATCGTCGAAACCATAAGTGTAACCACCTTCAAGACGGTAAGTTAGACTCTTCAGTATATTCCATGTCAAAGCGCCGGTGAAAGCAAAGCTTTTTTGATTTTTTCTTTTCCAATATTGCGCTGCTTGTTCAGACAGAGTCAGGTTGTTTTTCACCCACTGGTCATACTCGTCATCGGCCAGTGTTCCCGGGTCAATTACAATTTGATCTTCCAATCCGTTAACCGGACCTTTTGTGATTGCATCGGATGTACGAACCTTGTACGTACCACCAGATGTACCAGATCCATTTACCTCTGTATCGGCGATGCGGGCGTTTACATCAAGTCTCAGGTTGTCCCACAGTTGGTGATCTAGTTTGAAGTTGACATTGTAGCGAGTGTAATCGTTGTTCTCCATCAAACCGCCATTCTTTGTGTAGGTAGAGCTCAAAGAGTATTTGGTTTTCTCGGCTCCACCCTGAATGGAGATGTTGTGTTGCTGTGAAAGCACATCGGCACCAAACATGTCGTCTTGCCAGTCGATACCTTTTTCGTATTTGTAAAGATCGAGGTCATCATAAACACCAAAGCGTTTTTCGAAACCTTTGATGCCATCTTCTCCCGATAAGGCTGCAAGCTCGTAGTTCAACATCACATATTCGTAAGGATCCAATACATCCAGTCTGTTTTTCAGTGATTTGGTCTGTAGATATCCGTTGTAGCTAACTTGTGTTTTGCCGCCTTTGGCACTCTTAGTAGTGATAATGATAACCCCGTTTGCACCTTGAGAACCATAAATGGCCGTAGATGAAGCATCTTTCAGAACGTTGATCGATTCAATATCCGTTGGCGCAATGTCGTTGATATTTGAAACAGGGAATCCGTCTACAATATATAATGGTGTGTTATCACCCGTGATTGATCCGCCACCACGAACGCGAACGATGATTTCCGCGTCAGGAGATCCGTCGGCAGTTGTAATTTGCACCCCAGCCAGTCGGCCGCTCAATGCTTCAGCGGTATTACTAACGGGAATTTTACTCAATGTTTCGCCCTGCACCGAAGCAACCGATCCGGTTAAGTCTTTCTTCCGAACTGTACCGTAACCAATGGCAACCACTTCTTCCAAACCGATCGATTCTTCTTCCATGGTTATATTCATCGTTTGCTTGGTTACTCCAACCTCCTGCATTTTCATTCCGACAAATGAAAATATCAGTGTCGCGTTTGCAGGTAAGTCATTCAGCGTATAGTTACCTTCGACGTCGGTAATGGTACCGTTCGTAGTTCCTTTTACCATAACTGTGACCCCGGGGAGTGGAAGTCCGCCGGTATCGATAACCCGACCGGTTACGCTTTTAATGCCTTGTTCTGATTTTACCGGTTTAGGAGTGCCGGGAGTACTCTGTTTCTCCGGGTAAAGAACAATCTGCCGGTTTTTAATGACGTAGCTTGTGCCCGTTCCCTCAAAAAGAGCGTTCAGTACTTCTTCAACTGATTTGTTTTCCAGGTTCATGTCAACTTTGCGTTGTACGTCTATTTTGCTGTCGTTGTACATGAAGAAGTACTCTGTTTGGTCCTCGATTTCCCGAAGTACATCTTTCACAGTGCTGTTGGCCATGTTGATGTTCAGGTTTGCTGCCTGCGAAAAGCCCACCGCCTGCACTGACATGAAAGAGATCAGTAATAGTAGTGTTGTTAGTTTCATAATACGATTTAATCGCAACAGGTCATATAACAACCTGTTGTTGTCACAAAATGTCTTTTTTTTCATAAGTTTGTTTTGCTATTATTTAAATTTTTAAACCTTATTGGTTTTGAAATTTCAGAGGGAAGTGCGCCAACACTTTCCTCTTTGGTTTTAGGCCATACGCTATTCGTTTAGTGATTTTATAATTACTTTATTTCCATTTATTTCGTACCTGAAGGCTGTAGTTAAAGCCATTAACTGGAGCATCTCCCGCAGACTTTCGGTTTTGATTGTCATCGTGTAGTTTTGGGTTTCTTTCATGTCTTTCTCAACTATGAAATCCACGCCGTACCAGCGTTCCATTTGTTTGAGTACATCGGCAAACGGAGTGTTGTCCAACTGTAAGGTTTCTTCTTTCCAAGAGGTGTAGAATTTGGTGTTAACCGAGTTGGTCGACATGGAACCACTTTGGGTATCAATTCGATTTTGTTCTCCCGGGCTCAATCGGCTGGTGGTATTATTGGCTTTGTTGAAAATCTCAACGCTGCCTTCTTCCAGTGTAGTGATCAATTCGTCGTCTTCACTGTATGCACGCACGTCGAATTTCGTACCCAAAACCTGGATATTCGCCGGGTTAGTTTGCACGACAAACGGATGGCTTCTGTCTTTTTCAACTTCAAAATAAGCCTCTCCGTTGAGCTGCAGTCTGCGGTTATTTTTAAAGTTGGCGGCGTAAGTCAGGCTTGAGCCACCATTCAGGTAACCTGCCGATCCGTCGGGCAAATGAAATTGAATGCGCGATCCTTTCGGAGCGTGAATTTCTGCTACCGAGTCGAGAGTCTGATAATATTTAATTCCGGTGTAAAGACTTGCGATGAAAAGCGGCAACATTAAAACAGCTGCAACCCTAGAATACCAGCGGAAGGCCACTTGCTTATAATTCGCAGGTGTGGCATCGTCTTTTTGAATGTCATGATGTATTTTCCGGAGGACATGCCGGAGATCCACTTTCTCGGATGAGGCTTGATTCCAGTGTTTCTCGGATAAGCTAAACAAGGCTTCTTCTTCGAGATCATCCGAAAACCGACGACGAACAAACTGTTCGTCATCCGATGATTGGTTGCGAAAATAATCGTCAATGCGGTCGAGATCCTTTTGTTTCATAAGTTTAGTTCAAGCATCTACATAATGTAATATCCTCGACCTTGTATTTACACCTAATCCGCGGGGTAATTTTTTTTAAAAAAAATGAATGTAGAAAAACAGGAGCCCCAGAAGGTGTTCTTTGGCCAATTCGGCTTTGAGAAATTTTAATGCAGCATGAAGATGATTCTCAGCTGTTTTTTTGCTGATCTCCATTTCTACCGCAATTTCCTGAGCATTCTTTCCTTCCATCCGGCTTTTTAGAAATACAAGGCGTCGTTTGTCGGGCATCCGGTTGATCAGTTGGTTTACGATATCTTTTAGTTCGCGATAGCCAACTTCTGATTGAGTTGTCGTTTCATAGGCCAACGACTGACTGGCATGTTCTAAATAAGTTTCCAGTAAATTTTTAGAGCGGAAGTGTTTTTTTATCTGGTTGAAAGCAATTGTGAAAAGGTAAGATTGAAATTGGTATTCTTCGTTCAGTTGGCTTCGTTTTTCCCAAACTTTTGTAAATACATCCTGTACCAACTCTTCCGCTTCCTCTTTCGATTTTAAATAACCAAAAGCAAAATGATAAAGCTTGGAGCTGTAATGGTCGAATAATTCATTAAAGGGATCAACATCTCCTCTTTTCAAACCTCGCACAAGTTTGTCGATGTCTATTGCTCTCTTCAATCGGCTGGGCTTAATTTGGTTGTTCCCAAATTTAACAAAACAACACAAAGTTTAGCTATGAAATTTCTCATTTTTTTCGATTGCTTATGTTTTGTTGGTTGAGAAACCCACTCCGCTGGCAGATATTCGTTGCGTGGCTCGATTTTTCCTTGTAATGATTATAAATAGCGCATTTTCAGCCTTGTCGAATTTCCGCTGTACTGTAGAACTTTTGAATTTTAAGAAACTGTTTTTCAATTCGATTTGATCTTTACAACTCGTTCCTTGCCATTTTTGCCTCTTGTGTGTTTGTGGTGCGAATCAGTCGGAAGGTGGCTGCTGTGTGACATATCCTTGAAAACTTTAGGCGCTTTGGTTATATTTGTTAGCCTTGCTTCAGAACCAATAAAATCCGTTTGTGCATAGACCAAAGATGTGTGGATTGCAGGATTTTTACGATAAAACCAAAAAACTAATTTGAAATGAAATCTTTTAAAGTGATTGTTCTTGCCAAGCAAGTTCCGGACACCCGGAATGTTGGCAAAGACGCCATGAAAGCTGACGGGACCATTAACCGGGCTGCTTTATCGGCGATCTTTAATCCCGAGGACTTGAATGCCCTCGAACAAGCGCTGCGAATCAAAGAAAACTTTCCCGGAACAACCGTTACCATTTTAACAATGGGACCTGGACGTGCTGCTGAGATTATTCGCGAGGGAATGTTTCGTGGTGCCGACGACGGAATTTTGTTAACCGACCGCGCTTTTGCCGGTTCAGATACCCTGGCTACTTCTTATGCTATTTCTCAGGCGCTGAAAAAAGTGAAAGACTACGACATTATCATCGCCGGCCGCCAGGCTATTGATGGTGATACTGCTCAGGTAGGACCGCAGGTTGCCGAAAAATTGTGTTTGCCACAGGTAACTTATGTTGAAGAAGTGCAAAAAATTGAAAGCGGCAAAATCTTCGTGAAGCGTCGTTTGGAAAGGGGAGTGGAGCTCGTTAGTTGTCCGCTGCCGATGGTTATGACCGTAAATGGTTCAGCGCCTGATTGTCGCGCCCGCAATGCGAAACTGATTATGAAGTACAAGCATGCCAAGACGGTTACCGAGTTGCAGAATTCAAATGAAGACTACCTGCATTTATACAACGACCGTCCGTATCTGAATATTCCGGAATGGACTGTTAGCGACATTGAAGTCGATCATGCGGAGCTGGGCCTCAGTGGTTCGCCTACAAAGGTGAAAACAGTTGAGAATGTGGTGCTTCAGGCTAAAGAAGCTAAAGTGCTCAGCCCGTCTGATGACGACATGGACACGCTGATGCGTGAGTTAATTGAAAGTCATACCATTGGTTAACCGCTAACACGAAAAAATCATGAACAACGTAGTTGTATATTGCGAAATAGAAGACGGTCACGTGGCTGAAGTGAGCCAGGAATTGATGACCAAAGGACGCGGCCTGGCCAATGAGCTAGGCGTAAAACTCGAAGCTGTGGCCATTGGTCACGAGCTCGAGGGAATCGAAAATCAAATTTTCCCATACGGGGTGGATACTGTATATGTAGCCGACGATGCACGTTTGGCTCCTTTTACAACTTTACCGCACACCGCCATTATCGTGAAACTGTTCCAGGAACAAAAGCCGCAAATTGCTTTGATGGGCGCTTCGTCCATTGGTCGCGATTTAGGCCCCCGCGTTTCTTCAGCCCTACATAGTGGGTTGACTGCTGATTGTACCAGTTTGGTTATAGGTAATCACGAAGACAAAAAGCAAGGGAAAACCTACGAGAACCTGCTTTACCAGATTCGCCCCGCTTTTGGTGGTAATATTATTGCAACCATCATCAACCCGGATTGCCGCCCGCAAATGGCAACGGTTCGTGAAGGTGTGATGAAAAAGGAAATTCTCGATCCAAAATACAAAGGGAAAGTAGTTAAACTGGAAGTTGCCAAATATGTCAGCGATGCTGACTTTGCGGTAGAGATCATCGAACGTCACATGGAGAAGAGCAAAGTGAACATGAAAGCTGCTCCGATTGTGATTGCCGGAGGTTACGGCATGGGCTCGAAGGAGAATTTCCAGTTGCTTTTCGAATTAGCTGAAGTTTTAGGTGGCGAAGTTGGTGCCTCGCGTGCGGCAGTTGATGCCGGCTACGTAGAGCACGAGCGCCAAATCGGACAAACCGGGGTGACGGTTCGTCCGAAGCTTTATATTGCCTGCGGAATTTCGGGGCAAATTCAGCACCGGGCCGGTATGGAAGAATCGGCACAGATCATCGCCATTAATACGGATCCTGAAGCACCCATCAATGCGATTGCCGACTATGTAATTACCGGCGACATTGCGGAAGTGCTTCCGAAAATGATCAAGTATTATAAGAAGAACACCAAGTAATTCAACCTAAAACTGTTTGTAATGGCTAACTATTATAATGATAATAAAGAATTGAGATTCCATCTGTTTCATCCTTTGATGGAGAAAATCGTCAAATTGAAGGAACGGAATTTCACAGAAAAAGGAGATTTTGATTTTGCCCCGATGGATCATGAAGATGCCATGGACAACTTCGACAAAGTATTGGAAGTTGTGGGCGAAATTTGTGGCGACATTGTCGGACCAAATGCTGAGTCGATTGACGCGGAAGGGCCACAGGTTGTTGACGGACACGTGGTTTATGCTCGCGGAACTGCAGAAAACATCGAAGCATTGAATAAAGCGGGGCTGATGGGCATGTCGTTGCCGCGCAAATACGGCGGTTTGAACTTCCCGATTGTACCTTATATCATGGCAGCCGATATTGTTTCGCGCGCCGATGCCGGTTTTGTAAACATCTGGGGTTTGCAGGACTGTGCCGAGACCATCAACGAGTTTGCTTCGGAAGAGCAAAAAGAAAAATACCTGACTCGTGTTTGCCATGGTGAAACCATGGCCATGGACTTGACAGAACCCGATGCAGGTTCCGACTTGCAGGCAGTTCAGCTGAAAGCCACCTTCGACGAAAAGTCGGGCAAGTGGATTTTGAACGGGGTGAAGCGTTTCATTACGAATGGTGATGGTCATATTTCGCTGGTGCTGGCTCGTTCGGAACCCGGAACAAAAGATGGCCGTGGTCTGTCGATGTTTATTTACGACAAGAACGACGGGGGCGTAACAGTTCGCCGCATCGAGCATAAAATGGGGATCATCGGTTCTCCAACCTGCGAGCTGGTATTTAAAGATGCTCCTGCCGAATTGGTTGGCTCACGAAAAATGGGTTTGATTAAATATGTGATGGCCCTGATGAACGGTGCCCGGCTGGGAATTGCTGCGCAATCTGTCGGTGTTGCAGAGGCTGCTTATCGCGAGTCAATCGACTATGCCCGCGAACGGATGCAGTTCGGAAAAGCTATTATGCGTTTCCCTGCTGTGTACGAAATGTTGGCAACAATGAAAGCCAAACTGGATGCCTCTCGTACTTTATTGTATGAGACTGCTCGTTTTGTGGATGTTTATAAAACGTACACGCACATTTCGGAAGAGCGTAAGCTTGAGAAAGATGAGCGCGACGAAATGAAGAAATACCAAAAGCTAGCCGATTTTTACACGCCGCTGGCCAAAGGACTTTCTTCTGAGTTCTGTAACCAGTTGGCTTACGACGCAGTTCAGATTCACGGTGGTTCAGGTTTCATGAAAGACTACCCGGTTGAACGGATTTACCGCGATGCACGGATCACGTCAATTTACGAAGGAACAACCCAGTTGCAGGTGGTGGCAGCCATCCGAGGTGTGACAACGGGAGCTTACCTGGAACAAATTCGGGTTTACGAAGCGGAGAAAGTGTCGCCTGAACTGGAGCACTTGCGTCGTCAGCTTATCATTTTAACCGACGAGTATGAGCATGCTGTGAATAGAGTGTTGTCGATGGATGACAATGAATTCATCGACTTCCACGCTCGCCGTATGGTGGAAATGGCTGGTTATATTATTATGAGTTACTTGCTGTTGCTCGATAGTAACCGTGACCAGATGTTCCTGAAGTCGGCCAAAAACTTCCTGCGGTTGGCAAAAGCGCAGGTAAAAGCGCATGCCGAATTTATCCGGACATCGGAATTGGCAGATCTGGGTACATATAAGTACGAAATGGAATAGTGTTTATCGATACAAAAAACGAAAAGAGGCTTCTCAAATGAGAAGCCTCTTTCATTTTATAGTTGAATCAATATTGAATTCTATCGGGTGGATTTGTTTTTTAATTTCACGTCCATCAATTCTCTTGCCAGCTTTTGCTCGCGTTGTAAGGCATTTTTACGGTGGTTTTCCAAATCATCCTGTATTTCATCCAGTCGCTTTTTAGTGGCACGAACCACGGAATGGCCGCGTCTGAACAGGGAGAACAAAATTGCCGACAGTGCCAGTAAACAAAGAACCAATCCCCACATAATACTATTGTAAGCCTGTTTTGACACGGCAATGCCCAAAAAGCTCATACTGTCCTGGATCTTACGGGTGTCTTCCAGCTCCTGCGTGAGGTTTTGATTTTGAGTTCCTTGC
This genomic interval carries:
- a CDS encoding RNA polymerase sigma-70 factor translates to MKRAIDIDKLVRGLKRGDVDPFNELFDHYSSKLYHFAFGYLKSKEEAEELVQDVFTKVWEKRSQLNEEYQFQSYLFTIAFNQIKKHFRSKNLLETYLEHASQSLAYETTTQSEVGYRELKDIVNQLINRMPDKRRLVFLKSRMEGKNAQEIAVEMEISKKTAENHLHAALKFLKAELAKEHLLGLLFFYIHFF
- a CDS encoding FecR family protein, whose protein sequence is MKQKDLDRIDDYFRNQSSDDEQFVRRRFSDDLEEEALFSLSEKHWNQASSEKVDLRHVLRKIHHDIQKDDATPANYKQVAFRWYSRVAAVLMLPLFIASLYTGIKYYQTLDSVAEIHAPKGSRIQFHLPDGSAGYLNGGSSLTYAANFKNNRRLQLNGEAYFEVEKDRSHPFVVQTNPANIQVLGTKFDVRAYSEDDELITTLEEGSVEIFNKANNTTSRLSPGEQNRIDTQSGSMSTNSVNTKFYTSWKEETLQLDNTPFADVLKQMERWYGVDFIVEKDMKETQNYTMTIKTESLREMLQLMALTTAFRYEINGNKVIIKSLNE
- a CDS encoding TonB-dependent receptor; the encoded protein is MKLTTLLLLISFMSVQAVGFSQAANLNINMANSTVKDVLREIEDQTEYFFMYNDSKIDVQRKVDMNLENKSVEEVLNALFEGTGTSYVIKNRQIVLYPEKQSTPGTPKPVKSEQGIKSVTGRVIDTGGLPLPGVTVMVKGTTNGTITDVEGNYTLNDLPANATLIFSFVGMKMQEVGVTKQTMNITMEEESIGLEEVVAIGYGTVRKKDLTGSVASVQGETLSKIPVSNTAEALSGRLAGVQITTADGSPDAEIIVRVRGGGSITGDNTPLYIVDGFPVSNINDIAPTDIESINVLKDASSTAIYGSQGANGVIIITTKSAKGGKTQVSYNGYLQTKSLKNRLDVLDPYEYVMLNYELAALSGEDGIKGFEKRFGVYDDLDLYKYEKGIDWQDDMFGADVLSQQHNISIQGGAEKTKYSLSSTYTKNGGLMENNDYTRYNVNFKLDHQLWDNLRLDVNARIADTEVNGSGTSGGTYKVRTSDAITKGPVNGLEDQIVIDPGTLADDEYDQWVKNNLTLSEQAAQYWKRKNQKSFAFTGALTWNILKSLTYRLEGGYTYGFDDNQSYWGKYTSNASYVGGEPLIDWEQSKSIRLREAQTVTYDFSSGNHKFDAMVGQEINSSQTKATDIYATNYSDDLSPEKIFANLGLTGGVPSISSSFSDKYNKASFFGRVNYIFADKYYVTATFRADGSTKFAEGNRWGYFPAGAIAWRVNKESFMQGTENWLSDLKLRISYGEAGNDKIGSTLYKLSYKIDDRKAYGIGDQLASYYVPKNSELPNPNLKWETTITRNIGLDFGFFNQRLSGTLEAYKNSADDLLIKRNIVAPGYDSTYENIGSTSTKGIELTLEGHIIKGKNFDLRGNFNFGFYKSNVDRLAPGIEEQSYASGWAGTDNKGYYDYKIRVGDPVGLIYGWVTDGYYTTDDFSSYDEVNDEYILKDGVANIGMLGGRIGVRPGTVKLKDLDNSGFVDDNDRKVIGNATPDFYGGFGLSSTFYGFDASVLFNFVYGNDIYNANKIASTQQYRTSYPNMLSMMDVDNRYTYLNRETGEIITDLETLKAINEGDNAKALWSPFSFGNATAVPHSWAIEDGSFLRLQNVTVGYTIPSQLTRKINIQRFRVYTTVNNVWTLTNYSGYDPEVSSPVRNSSTSSLTPGVDYSSYPKSLSWTFGVNVTF
- a CDS encoding electron transfer flavoprotein subunit alpha/FixB family protein → MNNVVVYCEIEDGHVAEVSQELMTKGRGLANELGVKLEAVAIGHELEGIENQIFPYGVDTVYVADDARLAPFTTLPHTAIIVKLFQEQKPQIALMGASSIGRDLGPRVSSALHSGLTADCTSLVIGNHEDKKQGKTYENLLYQIRPAFGGNIIATIINPDCRPQMATVREGVMKKEILDPKYKGKVVKLEVAKYVSDADFAVEIIERHMEKSKVNMKAAPIVIAGGYGMGSKENFQLLFELAEVLGGEVGASRAAVDAGYVEHERQIGQTGVTVRPKLYIACGISGQIQHRAGMEESAQIIAINTDPEAPINAIADYVITGDIAEVLPKMIKYYKKNTK
- a CDS encoding acyl-CoA dehydrogenase family protein — its product is MANYYNDNKELRFHLFHPLMEKIVKLKERNFTEKGDFDFAPMDHEDAMDNFDKVLEVVGEICGDIVGPNAESIDAEGPQVVDGHVVYARGTAENIEALNKAGLMGMSLPRKYGGLNFPIVPYIMAADIVSRADAGFVNIWGLQDCAETINEFASEEQKEKYLTRVCHGETMAMDLTEPDAGSDLQAVQLKATFDEKSGKWILNGVKRFITNGDGHISLVLARSEPGTKDGRGLSMFIYDKNDGGVTVRRIEHKMGIIGSPTCELVFKDAPAELVGSRKMGLIKYVMALMNGARLGIAAQSVGVAEAAYRESIDYARERMQFGKAIMRFPAVYEMLATMKAKLDASRTLLYETARFVDVYKTYTHISEERKLEKDERDEMKKYQKLADFYTPLAKGLSSEFCNQLAYDAVQIHGGSGFMKDYPVERIYRDARITSIYEGTTQLQVVAAIRGVTTGAYLEQIRVYEAEKVSPELEHLRRQLIILTDEYEHAVNRVLSMDDNEFIDFHARRMVEMAGYIIMSYLLLLDSNRDQMFLKSAKNFLRLAKAQVKAHAEFIRTSELADLGTYKYEME
- a CDS encoding electron transfer flavoprotein subunit beta/FixA family protein codes for the protein MKSFKVIVLAKQVPDTRNVGKDAMKADGTINRAALSAIFNPEDLNALEQALRIKENFPGTTVTILTMGPGRAAEIIREGMFRGADDGILLTDRAFAGSDTLATSYAISQALKKVKDYDIIIAGRQAIDGDTAQVGPQVAEKLCLPQVTYVEEVQKIESGKIFVKRRLERGVELVSCPLPMVMTVNGSAPDCRARNAKLIMKYKHAKTVTELQNSNEDYLHLYNDRPYLNIPEWTVSDIEVDHAELGLSGSPTKVKTVENVVLQAKEAKVLSPSDDDMDTLMRELIESHTIG